The genomic interval TTCCTGTGAAGCAGAGCCTAGAAATAGAAACGTCCTCGCTGCACTAGAGGATTGTGAGGCTGTTTTCTGAGGCAGAATGTTTAACGTGGATGTTTTATGCTCCTGTTGCTTTATTTATATTCAAACGGCCTTCATCATTGTAGAAACTTTACAGTCACTTGTTAACATGTGAAGTAGCTCTAGTTCAACAGGCCCACGTTTAGTTTTGGACCTACGGCATCGAACCGGTTGGCTTTTCTTTGCCGGTTTGCATCCTTAATTTAACAAGTTACTGTGAGGAACTTTTCACTGGATATGATCAAATCAATACTGAATCCTCTGCATGACCTCCATCACTAAACCTGCCCAGCAAGTAAACAAAGGTGATCCAAACAGGGAGGAGGGTTGATGCTGTGGAAAAGGTTTGCATGGATTAACACATGTGACATGTGGGGACTGGAAGGGGCTCTCAGGGAGCAGAGCCACCGTGGACAGGTCCTATCACACAATGTTAGTGACAGTAAGAAGGAatcacttacacacaaacaaatatccaCTACATGTCAGTATGACACGTGAATACAGAAACCACCTGCTGGCATGTGCCTCTAAATGCATCCATTAAAGTAGCCTATAACATCTgtaagaaggaggagagagcagcTCATTTAAACCTTTAAAATATGACCCAAAATGACCATTTACTAAATCTAGTGTTGGTCAAATATCATCAGCAGCTTGTGTTCCGTGACTCAGGAACAGCTGCTGTGTCTGAGATGCTGATTTCCCAGCAGACCATCGggtgtctttgtgtctccagGGTCCCGGTCTGTACTACGTGGACGACCGAGGGACGCGTCTGTCCGGCCGCATGTTCTCCACCGGCTGTGGGAGCAGCTACGCCTACGGCGTGGTGGACAGCGGCTACAGGGAGGACATGGCGGTGGAGGAGGCGTACGAGCTGGGCCGCCGGGGCATCGCTCACGCCACACACAGGGACGCCTACTCTGGAGGGGCGGTCAACAGTGAGTACACGCTGGTTTACATCCACCAGCCAACAACACCCGTCCCACGTTGTCTCCGTCACTTCTCTTTGGTCCAGACTGGTGTCTCCACTATTGGACGGGTTGCCGGGACATTTCAGGACTAATTGTGTCCCTTtggtgatcatgtgacctttCATGTGTCAACATCAAAGGGTCAAAATGTCAACTTGTCCTTTTGTTTACGACCAATTACCTCAAAACTAAGAACATTTGCACGTCATTTTTTTGCTCTTTGGAAACATGGAAATTGACGGACTTTCAAGCGAGAATAAGAAGATAAATAACAGTGatgataattaaatgaaataaccaAAGGGGAATCCCTCAATCATTATTGATCAGTGAGGTCTGCAGCATTTTGCTCTTTAACTATAAATTAAACTACATCTATTCTTACATAAACTTTCCACAAAGGCCCTTTAATCATCTctgttcattatttgttttaacatcagtTGGACAacaatttacatttattttcactgCAAATTAAGTATTTCCTCGATTCTGTGTCAAGAGCATTTATGGGGCATTTTTgcttgtaaaatatattatgtaCAACTGACTGAAGGTTTCAACCTAACATGCAAACAGCAACGATCCTCTGTGGTTCCTCAatgttacaaaataaatatactgTAAGTTTCTGCTTTGAAATAAATCGTATAACATTTTGTGTTCAATGATAAAGTAGGAAAtataagaaatataataaataaacctaattaaacaaaaacaacctcatGCCGATGAGTCGACCTAGAAACTGAAACGTGTTTGATGTCGTTCTCGTCTCACTCACAAGAGATGCATCAGAAATAAGGGAATAGAGTCATGCAATGTATGTAGTCATGGTCTGTGGCCACTGGAAACCtctgtgtccttatgtgtgtgtgtgtgtgtgtgtgtgtgtgtgtgtgtgtgtgtgtgtccagtgtaCCACATGCAGCAGGACGGCTGGATAAAGGTGTGTAAGGACGACGTATCCGAGTTGATCCACCGCTACAGGAAGGGAATGTTCTGAATGCTCAGCACTCTGAACACGACTGATGATGCGTTTCTTCCCAAAAGATTCTTTGTCCACTTTTCTAATAGTGATTTTGGAAATGATCCCACTGACGTCTCACAGCAGAGAAATGCTGTAGAAACGTTTCTTTCCTTACACATGAACCTGAACTCTACAGAACCAAACTGTCTCTAAGCTGCTGAGCTCATTGTTTGCTGTTTGTTCTTAGTGATGTAATgcaggttctgtgtgtgttgatccTCACGTGCTTCTGTGTAGTAGTTTGTTCTTTGTTAACCAGACATGCTGTTAAAATACTTTcaccaaaacaacacacagtcCCAAATAAAGCCTGTTGCTCAGCTCCCTGCTGTCCTGTAATGATTGACATGAACTCACCATGAGGACAAACGAGTCAGGTGGTCACATGTCGATGACAATGAAGATATTTAGATTAAAGgatttttattctttctttttcagtttttcagtcCTTTTACTGTCAACCACGttatttctttcaaaaaaaTCCTCTTGTCCAAGTAacataaatcatttttcaaataaatattaaagctATGAAAAATCATTTTAGATGCTTGGTGAGGTGGTGACataatttttgttttattatggtgtgaaatgtgactaaaacatCTTTCCAGAACTAAACCTGTTGGGTGAAATGTTCAAAGCTCTCGTGTTCCTGATAACTGGTGACAGTCTGACTattaaatacatattattattaaatgaactGGGTCACATCACTTAAGGCAACTTGTACGTGTATATATTTAGGTTGATTACAtatttatagtttaatatataacagaacaaTGACATCATTGTGGGAACGGCTGTGATGTCATCTGTTTCCATGCAGAACAACAACACATAGCTTTTGATAAATGAAGTATATCGGTCTGTATGAAAAAAGGTTAACCGCCTTAATCTTCACAGGTCTGTGaggatgtttcttttctttcacttaaGTTCAACTTTAAAGGTCACAGAATTCCAGcagtaatgaaataaagaatTTTGTTTCAACTCTGCTCCTACTCCTAGTGttctttaataaatgtcctgttacattatttatcatttagctgacacttacatttttaacccatgtctTTTTTTACATCCCGGTGAGTAATTACGGGTTATGTGTGTTGtacttcgacatggagcagccggggctcgttCCGGTGCTCCCGCTCTACacatgcgccaccgtcgaccctCAATGCTGTTCAATGATTTTACACACGTGTTGATGAGGACGGTCTTAATCAATGCGTCTCATGTTTTCTTGTTTGATGAAAAGTAAAACCCTCTTCAGATATCTGTGAAGAATCACTGCTTTGCCCCTAAAATGTTCactcttcttgctcttttgtTGGACGTCTGCAGGTCAAAGACTCGTCCATTTATCCTCAGAGACAACAGAGAACACTGAACATTCAGATCATTGTAGATACTACGACCACAACATGTGCTGATAAGACGCAGGatttacaaatgttattttgttacgATAAAATGATCTCAGGCGATGTGAGTCTTCCATTTGCAGcaactcccagcatgctttaAACCAGTGAAGTGAAGAACACGACGTTTAGAGTCCAAAGGGAAACAACATGCATGTGATTGTGGCTGCAGTCACAGAGGGGAAGCACATGgaatcacaacaacacacaaacatctggagcaTTTATTGAACAGCAGGACAAAGgtacaaaaaggggaaatggagCAACTTCATTCCACCTTCATCTACAAAACAAGAAGTGATTCAGAGCATCACTGTTCAACTCCCACGAAaccaagaaggaaaacatcCCAAATTTTAATAATATGATACTTTAAAACTGATCAAAAGACATTATCAAACAATAAACTTACTGATTTATTCATAAAACcctcaaattattattttcttcaacCTGTTAAATTCAATCTActgcaaagaaaaatacaagcAAACTATTTACACaatcagaaaataaatgttgttttaatgtccatattttgtgtgtgtgtgtgtgtgtgtgtgtgtgtgtgttggggatgGACTCCCTCCCCGTCCACACAGAGAGCTGGAAGCCAGTTTCTCACCAGCAtgagacgcagacagacaaccaggggcctgtttcaataaggaggttcaaccaactctttaaaacttgaactctgagttgacttaccctgagatgggaaactctgagttttcagttacagaacagctgaaatgagttagttcaatcaactctgagttgacctactctgagttaagcgcgtgcaccacaactataaaaagccattatcaatggagcgcagatattacgagtcaccatggcaacagcgccagacaaaaagaggtcttcatatttttcaccagcagaactggatgtgcttatgcaagcatatggagagtacgaacatatatttaaaaaaaaaaagcaacacggctgcagcggcgaaggacagagagttagcttgggagaaaatagctgctcgagtcaatgcgtaagtttacatttgaattactgttatacagtgttgtgtgtaattaatttctatgtaatctaaaaactgtaatttaattccgtaatttaaggtaaaatctgatgtaattgcattaaatgctgcataaactataaagtaattctgtataaaacaatagtggatttaacatcaaattttaaaagatatattttttcaagaataattcatgcaattgtataatgtttatttgaaagcatgaaaagtgcagtttcttgtctctccttgtattgttcaagtggttgaggttgatgtgggatttagaaagtaattagtaataagtagaccaatactttctagagatagtcattattacattaatctaattacactgttgaagaagccagttgtagttagtaatataagtgacttgcccaactgttataatatcagaagtgaaactggaagaacagtgtgttattcaacctaattttaattttcatgtaggtgcaatcctgcaggcattaaaagaacgtggcagcagctgaaaatgaaatataaaaacataattcaatcaggttaggcttgaacatatcatggttgtagtctacctgactttacaaacatttgacatataaataactaaatagcatccagtgtcgatttgatgcgctctgcgtgactgaaatgtgcgcaatgaatgaataccgaaagaatgaatgaggtgattaaataccacttcctctttaaaaaaggggaggagacgaaataaactctgggtttcccgaagaaaacctgctcccgaccaggttaggttcacagagtaagttgccatggtaactgactctgagtataagttacctctctttctgaaacaggcttgacttactctgctttctcaggtttaacatacctcccattctgaaacagaaaactcagagtttccctcatttcagggttaacatactcagagttttcacttaacctcctttctgaaacaggccccagctcacagagtgtgtgtctggatGTCGCTgatgtgtttgcagtgtttcCTCAGTGATGGAacccaacgtgtgtgtgtgtgtgtgtgtgtgtgtgtgtgtatttacacgtTTGTTACCAACAATGATTCAACCCAAACAGCAGAAGTATCAAAGAGTAAATATGGTGGATTTGTTTGAGATGAACACACTAGTCTGTGAGCACTTTGATGCTTTCATTGATTTGAACGTCTCCTAAAATAATCatccttgttttattttattttaacctttttattaaaaccaaacTACCCAAATAATTAAATGTGACTATTGATGTTTCCTCACAGTTTCCAGATGTTCATCAACCCTGATTCAGACgtttaaataaaagatgaatgaGCCATAAATTGACAGTTTATGGAGAAGAATGTGGAGCATCGCTTGTTGATCCAGAGCAATATTCACCCATAAAcctaaagagagaaacaaatacataaaagagAAAACTAAATCATTTACCACAAACTACTTTGACTCCATTTTGATGAACATGTGTTAGTGAGTTCCTAGAAGTTAATGTAAGAGCTTTGACTATCAGACTTTATCTGAGGAGCTGATGTGAagctttctgtgtctttctcttaaTAATCTCACGTCTCACGGAACCAAACTGCACCTTTGTTGTAGAAAAAGTCAAAGACTTCTTTACATGAGAAGCTCCTTGTGCTCATACTGAGGGCAGCtttgtggaacagcagctgtgAATAGTTCATGTCCACGTGGAGCTACTCACTGTGTGCAGGACGCCGACTTCAAGGTTTAGGATTCAGTTCCTCAGTGATGTCAGAGCCgtcagtagaagaagaagaagaagaaggccgtttgctaaattatattttctgaaataaaaagcaaagaggATTTTAGTGTTTAGTGTTCTAACAGCTTCCTCCCAGCAGATACAATCTCAGTTTTTTAACTGATTTTTTCCACTTAAAGCTAAAATGACTTTCAACAACAGCCTGAAGGAACAATTAACTACGTTTAAGTGTCTCAAGTGCAAAACAATCACAGAATTGTCTAAAAGTAAAATGGCACTAAACAATAAATgcagaataaaagcaaatatgGTTTTATAAGTGTGACTGGTGAAAGTTGTTTCAGTGTCTCATTCTGGATCAAAGCATCAACTCAAAGCCTAAAATCAAATGCTCCTCAACACTGTGTCTCTGATCGTCTCTCTcaccgttcctctttctgtgaaCCATGAATCCAACCACAGCAGCGATGATGGCGACAAGAACAACCACAGCGATGATGAaggcggaggtggaggtggagccaGCAGGCTTCTCTGTGGAgcacaaaacaatcaaagagTCTCAAGCTGAACAGATGAAGCAggtcagaagagaagaagatccACTTATCCAGcagacctgaacacacacaccatgtgacgTCATTTCTTTATGCCGTCTGCACATGATGACTGAGACACATATTCAACCTCCTTCCTGAACTTTGCTCTGTGTGATTCACTGATGGATACATGTATTAATACACGTGTTTAATCATTCTGTCTACTCATCTTTAAGTGAccagtagttgtgtgaatgcagatTCTACAACGTCTGAATTGTGGTGACACGTTACAATAGTTCAGCACGGACTCAAATAAAGCTCTTACCTGGAATGAGTTTACAAAAGGATGAATAAACTTATTTACAGAGAAATGAACCAAATAttgacacatttatatattaatcTAGACCAGTAAACAGTGTTCATAACTCTCGCTGTGTTTAATTCTGATCCGAGTCTTAAAATGACTACAAATAAAAACTAGACTAGaaatgtaagaaaacaaaacttcccaaatctaaaacacacaaagtggacaaagtggatgtttgcttccctccttcaccGCTCCGGGTCTCAGACCTACCCGTGTTGGTCCTGGTCTTGTCCAGTTTGGTGACGATGTCCTCGTCCACACCAGACAGCTGGAACACACAGTCGTACCTCCTCCAGTCTTCAGCAGGGACGGAGGACAGTTTCAGGTCAACCCTCATCTGGAAGGTCCCGTCGTGGTTGGGGAGGATCTCTCCGAGGTCCACGTCCTCATGgagctcctctccatctttcctccagaagAGGGCGGCTCTGTCGGGGTAGAAACCTGTAGCGTGGCAGCtgactggagaggagggagtcttCTGGAGGAGAGACACCGAGGGACGCtctggagacagaagagagggacaggttacatctttattattatcactGATATTTAGTGTATTAATATCATTCATCtttgatgtatttaaaatgccTCTTTAACACTCAACTATGTGTATTTAAGTTCACTAAAAGAATGAAATGTCTTTAAAGTTTCATTGATTAAAGAAGGGAGACAAACAGATGAAGAGGGGTGAGACGGattggaaggggaggaggacagtgtgtgtaagagagtaaagagacagtgagacggacagaaacacagcagagacaaagagaggatggagggacagagtggGGACAGGTGTGAGGGgggaagtgagggagggagtgcagtgaaggagagaaggaggtgaggggggagaaatGTGGGAGACACAGtgggtctctgtgtgtctctgacatGTTGCTATGAAACAACAGAAGGTTTATGAGCATCGTGTCCATGGAAGGACATCAGGTCATGTGATCCTACCGGTTCTCATCAGAGAGCTCCTCCCATAGATCAAGTGCTTCTTCAGCCCCTCAGGACACAAATGAGTCAGGTAGTTCTTGTTGTGTTCTTTCAGAGCTCTGTTATGATCCCACTTCTGTTTGATACGGACAGCCTGCTGTTTTGCAGCGATCCATTGCTCTGTCTGCAGGTCAAATGATATGAAGTCTTCTCCATCATAACCATCCTGAATATAACCCTTGTCCTTATTGGTCACATCATCCCATTCACAGCCGACCATCCTCTGGTAAATGTGgacacctgagagagagagagagagagagaaacatattTTCTTGATAAAAGACTTCAGTCATCATCTGATTATCAACATTCatgttgattcattttctgttcatcGACTAATTGATTCAATGTTTTAACACTAAATATCCTGAATGTTTGTTCTAAACTCACTGCAGTCCACTTTAGTTCATTAACTCTCATCTGTATCATACTCCAGATTTTGGGCTCAAACTAATTATTCTTGTCTTTGCAGATGATGTAATAACTATTTCTAATGAATCCATGAATTGTTCACACTGTAAAATGTCAGAGAGGCTGATGAAACCTTGGAAGTGCTTCTTCAGTGTGAACAACACTGAGCAGTATTTCATTCATCACCATTTCAAACAGACAAGAGGAAGAAGTCGTCTCAGTGAGGAACCTCAACTAGAACATGTTGGACGTCATCTGATAAAACCTGGAATGAAATACTGAAGCATCGACTCCCTGAGCTCAAGTAAAGCTCATCTAATCTAAGCTGGAGTTCTAATCAGGATGAGAGGaaatcttcttcttcctgaacAACATGGAAAAGTATTCATTGTGTTTATATACTTATATTTAGGAACTGGAAGCAGAAAATGTTTCAGTCAAGAAAAGATCTCAGACTGTTtaatttactgtgtgtgtgtgtgtgtgtgtgtgtgtgtgtgtgtgtgtgtgtgtgtgtgtgtgtgtgtgtgtgtgtgtgtgtgtttatgtactaATAACATAAAGGatgcaaatacaaacaaaaagtgtgaaACATAAACAAACCTCCAGTTTGGTGGAAGCGTTGTTTTGCTATTTCAATGTTGCCTTTGAAGGCCTGCTGGGTGTCCATAGCGAGCTCAGTCTCCCTCTTCCAGTACTGAGGATCGTCCTCTCTGAGTCTGCTCATCCAGTCCTGTCTGGGTTCTGCTCTCTTGGTGTCACTGTCATAGTGAAACATCTCAACTTCATCCAGCAGCCCAACAGCCACAAACTCTGGGAAGTTTGGGAGTCCAGAGGACGCAGTGAGGAAAAGCTTCATTGAGTGAGTCACTGGAACCAAAAAGGAATCATCATCAGTTCTGATGTCACactttaattaatcaataattatGATGTTTTCCTGCAAActgaattaaaaagaaacacaaaacatcaaAGACACCCTGATAACATCTGCTGTGTTTAACAactcaataaatacagaaaatgtttttaaaagctgaaTCATCATAAACATTATATTCTTAAATGAAATATCAAATAAGTCACATATTCAGATCATCATGTGTGTTTCTGACTTTCACGCATAGAAATCAGATGGTAAAAACagatttcttattatttttgaaCTTTGAGTTTCTTGAAGTGAAGTGGAAGCACAAACGAGTTCAAAGGTCATTTATTTGATCTTTTAATTGCTGTTTACAGGTTTTATATTCAAATAACAATTTATTCattctgttctctttttttgATTCAACCGTcaagaaacaacaaactaaTCTGATCAGCTTCTCGTGTATCTCTATATCTATGTAACTGTAAAATATCTTCATGAAAACCTAAAGTATGAACAAATGGACACAGATTTATATTTAAGAAGCGTCTCCTCAGTGATatctgactgactctgacatcccttaTTTCActggtcactcccttcacacaattttctttttttattctatatccTAAGAGCCTATAGCCTTCAACTTTATACTGCCAAGTTgaattgtaaatttgtaaacTAAACATGCCATGTTatgtgtcttgttgtccattgactcattgtcttactgtccattGTTATGCACCAAACGccgtgtcaaattccttgtatgtcttaacatattttggcaataaatgttcctaatCTATCGGTATCAGGTGGATAGAATCCAAGAAGATTAGAATATTATTAAAAGTATCAGCACAGTAAAATGTCTGCAGGTGTTTGAGAGTTTTTGTCCTGTGTCTGAATTCATATTTATGAGTTTTTATTTCAGCACTGGTTTTGTAAATCTGTCcaagaataaatatatttcctgTTAATACATCAAATACTGCAGAGAGATGTTGGACGTTTGAGGCTGATTCTGATTAATATAgtctgaatattaaatatttcagctgatagtatttttaatataaacacATGACCTAAACTCACTTTAATTCAGATTgataaattgttgtttttagtaAACGAGATACAAACTAAGAGtttaaaatcaacttttgcTCTTCCGGTTTATTAAAGAGCTCAGACTGAGTTTGACATTTCTTCACTTGTCTTTCTTCTCACTCATCAGACAACATGTAAACACCAATATATCTGCAATAAGATAATATCTACAAGTAATATTGATGACTGATTCATCAGCATcagtgtgacgtcatcagtgatCTGCCGCGCTACGTCATGCTGCCATGTCCGCTTCAAGAGCGATCCGTCCGTTTAATGTCCCGAAGACAGAGACAGCAGAGTGAGACAAACACGCTTCTGTCCTTCACACAAACTCACGAGAGGAAACACGCGCGCACTTTGACAACAATCAGGCCTCTCTAGTGTCACGCGTTGAGCGCACTTCCGCCACACATCAAATATTTCCGCGTTGGTCTCTGTTCAACTTCCCTGTCGGCCGTATCGTAGACATATATAAATGTCTAATATGGTCACCCCCCACCAAacctcactccaaggtttttg from Gasterosteus aculeatus chromosome 10, fGasAcu3.hap1.1, whole genome shotgun sequence carries:
- the LOC120825980 gene encoding major histocompatibility complex class I-related protein 1, giving the protein MRLVGAEISVLSLLMMSLHGAAALTHSMKLFLTASSGLPNFPEFVAVGLLDEVEMFHYDSDTKRAEPRQDWMSRLREDDPQYWKRETELAMDTQQAFKGNIEIAKQRFHQTGGVHIYQRMVGCEWDDVTNKDKGYIQDGYDGEDFISFDLQTEQWIAAKQQAVRIKQKWDHNRALKEHNKNYLTHLCPEGLKKHLIYGRSSLMRTERPSVSLLQKTPSSPVSCHATGFYPDRAALFWRKDGEELHEDVDLGEILPNHDGTFQMRVDLKLSSVPAEDWRRYDCVFQLSGVDEDIVTKLDKTRTNTEKPAGSTSTSAFIIAVVVLVAIIAAVVGFMVHRKRNENII